tctatagatatctgttacaTTCATTCGATGTATAACTCTAACTCCTGATTctgatgtttctatttcttgtcCATATAACCTGTCTATTGGAGACCGTGGGACATTAGCTACCTAATAGTATTGGATTAGTGTTAATCTATCTTTAATTCCAATAGTATgcttttttgtatatatttactatatatgtATGAGTATCTTGCCAACgtgtatgcaccacatgcatgtctgatgcctgtggaggtcagaagagggcattcctTGAAACTGTAGGTCCCCTGCAACTAGAGTTAtgggtgactgtgagccaccatgtgggttctgaaacCAGCCTCTGGTATGCTTTTTATACAATTAGGAGCATCAAAGCCTTTGCATATGCTTAGGATTGTAATGTCATTTTGACTCATTGTTCCTTGTTAATCAGCtatgtgtgctctttagaagccTGCATCTTTCTTCACCAGACTGTAGTTTTCTCTTACCTAACTCCTACAAAGAGGATCGTCTCCCTCCACAAGTCAGAGTGCTTTGGGTTGGGGAATTCTGCTTctcctgctttgtttttctccatACTCCCTTAAGCCCACCAAGTTTGCTTTTTCTGGGCTATCACCTACAACCACTCACTTTGATCTGTTGCCTTGTTTTCATCCTGTACAAAATCAAACTGGGGCTAGCTATCCCTGCCCTCCTATCTTAAAGCCTAACCCAATATCCATAGGTTTAAATGTCTCCATCCATTTATTACAGTCTAAAACTCAAAACTGGACTGTGATCTCAAAATATTGAAGTTGTTTTTTCCTATTTCAGTGAATAGCTTGATTCCTGCTCATAAAGAGGGGAAATGTAATGCATGTTTCCAAaagtcagtttttcttttattctgtgttaAAAAGATTGTGGTTAATACCGTTGTTGTTAAATGCCTGCTATTTGAtaaaccaactttttgttttcatttgagcCAGTTAAATACTGTTACTTTTTCCATGatccatttctgtctgtctgtctgtctgtctgtgtctgtgtgtgtgtacatgtgtacatgcaggtgCACTCTCGCACATACAGTTGTGTTTAGAAATCAGATGACAGTCTTTGTTGTTCACTACTGCATAGGCCAGGTTAGCTGGCCCACCAgcttccagggattctcctgtctctacataCCATCTTGCCATAGGAGTTCTTAGAACTTTGACACTGAACTATTAGgttctttgctttgattttattatAACTATGCCTTGATTCTTCCTGTTTccagtaagaaaataaatttaacttagTTTTGATTTCACAGGATTCCACGGTGAAATTATAAATATGCCTTACCATGTCTGGCTTTACTTGAGTTCTGGGAGTTCAAACTCAGGCTTATTTACACAGCAGGTGCTTTATATATTGAACCATCGCCTAGACCTTTCCACTatctattctttttattgttgttattttatataacagtttcccttccctccactccttctAGCCTCCCCCCACGTcttctctcccccagatccattttctcctccatctcccttcaggaaagagcaggcctTTCAGAGATATCAGCCAACACAACATAgcaagatgaaataaaactaGGCACAAACTTTCATATCAAGGCTGtttgaggcaacccagtaggagaaaaggaGTCCCCAAAATAAGCTCCCACTGTTatgagtcccacaaaaacaccaagctaacaaccataacaTTTATGCAGAATACCTAgcgcagacccatgcaggctcatGTGATTGCCACTGTGAGCCCTATGAgatctgcttagttgattctgtgggtcatgttctcctggtgtcttcaCCCCTCTGGCTCCTGAAGTCTTTCCTTCCCCACCCAATTtccgcctaatgtttggctgtaggtctctgcatctgttcccatcagctgGAGAGAAAGCCtcatgacaattgggctaggccaATGATCTATTTTTAACCAGTTTGTTAATGTTATCTTGAATAATGGGATATGTTAATTATCTTTGCATTAGTATACAATGTACCTAAGAAAAGCAATTGAAGGTTTTTGTAATGATTAGTCTTCTTGTTGACAtaatttggaatcacctaggaaacaCACCCTGGGTACGTCCATGAAAGTGTTTGCAGAAAGGTAACTGAGGAGGGAATACGCACTCTGAATCTAGGTAGTACCTATCTTACtttctttttgtgttgttatGATAAGTGACAAATGCAATTTAAGACAGGAAAGGTTTAATTCACAGTTCAAAACATAATTCATCCTGATAGGGAAGCCAAGggagcaggaacttgaagcagctggtcatatTACATTGAAGTCAGAAGAAGAAAGTAATGAATGCATGCTAGTATTCAGCTCACCTTCCCCATTTTATACAGTCAAGACTCCCATGGCCAGGGGTTGGCCTCACCCACAATTAAAATGGATTATCTCACATCGGTAAGCATAATCAAGATAAATCTCTTCAGGTGTACCCAGATGCCCATCTGCCTGGTTATTCATCACTAACCATTACACATAACCATGGTCTGAGATGCCAGACAAATAAAAGAGGGGAAaggaataattaaaatgtaaaccaacattccctgctctgtttcctgttCTTCCCTGATGTGGAGTCCATGCTGCATGATCCTGTCCCCAGTGTCCGCCTCCAACCCCACGATAGATGCTCTCAAGACatgattcaaaataaatctttcatgaaTTACTATTTAGTCACATGATGAGAAAAGTAGCTTATACTTTTTAACAGGCTTATTTTATGACAAGGTTCAGATAATTCATTCTTGTCACTTAGCTGCATTGCTTTAGATCTATAATGAGGCAGAATATTTATGGCAACTAGTATTGGATGAGGCCACTCACCCTCATAATCTATTCTTAAAATATGTGATTTTAAAGCAGCTGCTTGTTAACTCATGTCTGCACTAGTAGTAGTATTGGGGAATGATAAAGGCTTGTACACCAGTAGAAAGTGTAATCTCCAGCAACATACTTGGTATTTTGTGATTGTTGTGCTTTACCAAGAATTCAAAGCTGATGTGAGAATTCTTGTGTCGGAGAGTACAGTTATGAATGTAAAAATAAGAATGTGATGGTCAGGATATGTATTGAACATTTAGATTTTCAATGTTGTGtgtctcatcttttcttctggaAATGTCTTGGCTACTTTAGGGCTCTGTGACCTTTGAAGATGTGGCTGTAAACTTCACTGTGGAGGAGTGGGCTTTACTAGATCCTTCCCAAAAGAAGCTGCACAGAGATGTGATGGAGGAAACCTTCAGGAACCTGGCTGCCATAGGTATGAATGAGGTCATACTCATTCTTTTACTTAGCCAATCAGATTATAAGTCTTGCTCAAAAATGTTGCTCCATCATTTGAAATATGGAAAGGGCAAATCTGGTGGCTATATCAGTCATGGTCATGTTATACGTAGAATctagtattttttttccattataagtaaataaatcagaTTTCCCTGGGTCTGTATTCTAGGAAAAACACAAGAAGACCAGCACATAGACAATGACCACAGATATTCCAGAAGAAATCAAAGGTAACCCTGCCAGCTCATGATAACATGTCTCATAATCTGGAAATGGCCAGTAGTTTTTAAAATCAAGTCAGCTTCTTTGGCTAGTTCTCCTGATAGCTTCAAGGTGATGTAATCTAAAGCATTTATCTCCAAAAGTATGTATAGGACTAGAAGTATTTACAGTATTGCCGTGATGATGCAAGTAAGAGGTACTTTCTAATTGATTTGTACATACAAACTTTTGTCCAAACAACAAAGTTAATAAAAAATAGTGTTTGTACCTTCCTTGAAACTTTGAATATggagtatatataaaatataaagaaattttatGTTTACTCTCAGAATGAACAATCTTCaagatatatatgaaaaaaattagatAAAGAATAGTTTTTGCTTAAGCATTTTCCATAAAGAATAATCAAATACATTTACCTGTGATATAGAAGCAAATATGATCATTCATGCCCTCATTCCCAGCTATTAGGAGTCTGAAGGGGTGCCGAATTTGAAGGTAGCCCATGCATCATAGCAAGAAATTGACCTTAAAACTAAATAAGACCTAGACATTCATTGTTTCCAAAATAATTAGCCTATGAGAGGTATTAAGAAGCCCCATATGATTGGGCTAGGAAAATGACTCATCAGGTAAAGGTATTcactaccaagcctgatgacccaagtttaaTCTCTGACACCTATATAAtagaagaagagaatcaactcttacaagctgtcctctgactttcttATGCACACcatagcatgtgcacacacaaatagtaaataaatgttaacacaaaaaaaaaccctatataaATACAGTGTCTTGATATTACCTGTCTCTACATTCTGTAGAATCTTCAGTCATATtcagaaattctcaggaattctGCTGATAGGGAATTTATAACTTTATTGGtatactttcctttttttaaaaaacagaaatgaagttgAAGAAAGACTGTTGGAACATAACAAAGATAGTGAATGTGAAGAAATCTTCAGACAGATTCCCAACACCATTGTGAACAGGAAATTTTCTCATAGAACAATGATTTGTGAAAGTCATGTATATGAAGACAACATGCTCATTGGTCATTCATCTCTTAATATGTCTATGCCTCTTCAGACTACACACAAACCTCATCAATATGAGCTATGTGGAGAGAGACTCTTTAAGATTGGGGAATGTGAGAAAGCCTTCATTTATCCAGAAGGCTTTCTGAAGCGTGAAGACACTGACACTGAACAGAGCTCCTATGAATTTAACCAGtgtgagaaaatcttcaaaaGTAATGGTTGCATTCAAATACGtgtgaataatgaaaatagagaagaaatgtGTATGGATAAGCAGCATTATAATGCCTTTACTTATTCTGATTTTCTTCAGTATGTTGAAAAGATCCACACTGGAAAGAAACCCTATGTATGTAAACAATGTgggaaaaccttttcttttttgagtaaCATTAGAAGACATGAACgaactcacactggagagaagccataCAAATGTAATATATGTGATAAAACCTTCACTTGTTTAACTAACTTTCAAGAACATGAAAgaactcacactggagagaaaccctatttaTGTACACAATGTGGgaaatccttttcttttctgagtaacATTCGAAGACATGAACGtactcatactggagagaaaccatacagATGCAATCTATGTGGTAAGGCTTTCAGTTACTTGACTAACTTTCAAGACCATGAAAGAACTCACACTGGAGAAAAACCTTATGTGTGTACACAATGTGGGAAGGCTTTCACTTACTACTATTCTTTTCAGACACATAAACGAtgtcacactggagagaaaccctatgtctgtaagcagtgtgggaaagccttcagttATTACAATTCTATTCAGACACATAAACGATGTCACACTGGAGAAAAGCCCTATGTATGCAAGCTGTGTGATAAAGCCTTCACTACTCTCAGTTCCCTTCGATATCACGAGAGGATTCACAGTGGTGAGAAGCCCCATGTATGTTTGCAATGTGGAAAAGGTTTCAATTCTTCGAGTACCCTTCGAATACATGAAAGgactcacactggagagaaaccctataaatgtaagCAGTGTGGGAAAGTCTTTAGTGTTGACAGTTCCCTTCGATACCATGAAAGGATTCATAGTGGGgagaaaccctatgtatgtaAGCAGTGTGGAAAAGCCTTCACTCGGCACACCTCCCTTCGATGCCATGAAAGGATTCACTGTGGGGAAAAACCCTATGTATGTAAGCAGTGtgggaaaggttttatttcttcCAGTAACTTCCGAAAACATGAATCAACTCATTCTGGGGAGAAACTCTGTGTATGTAaacaatgtggtaaagcctttaccGATCATAGTTCACTTCGAAGACATGAAAGAATTCACAGTGGGGAAAAACCCTATGTatgtaagcattgtggaaaaggtttctcttctttgagtGGTTGTCAAAGACATGAACAAATTCACACTGGTGAGAAACCCTATGTCTGTAAGAattgtggaaaagccttcacAAATCCCAGTGCCCTTCGAAATCATGAAAGGATTCACAGTGGTGAAAAGCCCTATGTATGTGAGCAGTGTGGGaagggttttatttcttttagtaagTTTAGAATACATGAacgaattcatactggagagaaaccatataaGTGTAAGCAATGTGTGAAAGCCTTTACTGGTCATAGTTCCCTTCGACGTCATGAAAGGATTCATAGTGGAGAGAAACCTTTTGTGTGTAAACAGTGTGGGAAATCCTTTTATACTTTAAGTGATTGTCAGAGACATGAACAAATTCACACTGGCAAGAAACCTTACATTTGCAAgcaatgtgggaaagcctttacTCGTTCCAGCTCCCTTAAAATACACGAGAAGACTCACACTAGAAGGAATTCCTAAGTGTAGAACATGGGAAATTATTCTTAACATGGCAATGCATAGAGCAGAGAACAAGTGTCATGTTGTCAGAAGGAATGCCTTTAGTCATGTTGGCTGTATTCACAGACATGCTAGTACATACTATAGTGAGAAATCTTAAATGGATGTGCAGATGTCTTCAGTTGGTGGACCTCTGAAAATTTACCCAGTATCCAAACTTGTATAACAAAGTTATCAACTATGAAACAGTTTTCAGGATTTTGTGAAAATTCCTTATGTAATAgaattcataattttttaaaaattcttgtgaATAAGTTTGAGAAAGAATATTGCATTAATTGGTTAATAATTGAGAAAATAAGTCTCTGGAATGTTTACTTCTATTTCTTACTCTGTAAATAATTTTTCAGATGACTTCATCTCTAAGGTCTCTTTAAGCAGTGAGTCATGAATTTAAAAGGTAGATCTCTTTTTACCCAAGTCATGGAAATTTTCACATTGGATCCATATGTAACACGATGTGTTTCTAATATTGTTTAGAGTAATATTAATGAACTGTTGAAGTTTATTTGTAGAACTTCTTTCTCTATTGAGATCATGTAGCAGGTTCTTTGatgttttttgtcttgttttattttgttggggttttaggattttttgtttttattttttggaacaaggtttctctgtgtagccctagctgccctagaactcaccctttagaccaggctgacatctaactcagagagatctacctgcctctgcctccgcaatgctggtattaaaggcatgcaccaccatgcctggctctttgaTATTTATACTGtatcttttctattcttttccttattttggctcacagtccaTTATGGCAGAGAAGTCATTAAGTGGAAGAGTGTCTATCATTGTGCATACAGAAGTAAATAGTGTGGATTATAAGGGATCAGTTGAAGATATAAGAAGGACACACATTCTCAGTGACCTGCTTCTGCCAGTTATGCCACacctcttccatttccccactCCCAGTTGCTCTGGTAATCTAGTCGTTTCTGGAAATGACAGAGCATAATTGCGCTATTTTACTGTAGCATCTCAATGCAGTCCAGTTGTTTACTTCTCAGgtaattttacattttgtgttttatattttcatatgtgtttTCTTGAAAACTTTGCACATTAGAGTTCTCAACTATTTTTTTGGTCAATTTACAGATTATCAAATCAAAAGATACCTGCAAATATCCTATCATAATCATATATTAGGTAGGATATATGCCAGTATTTTCCCTTACTGTCAAATTATTATCCTGTGCTTACAAGTAATGGCACCTTTATCcatatgttaattttatttcagaCTTGTGTTGTAACTTTTACTTTGTCTTTTGTACTTTACTCATACCAAAAGACACATGCTGGATTAAGTGCCTTTTTACCAGAGACTACAGGGTCCTTACCTTTTGTGAACTAATATGTAATTTGTCCATAAACCATAAGTGATCATGTGTTTTCTCATTaaaatcacttttctttttaactgtttgtttttcgagacagtacCTTACTCTGAACCCAGGTTGACCTGTAATTCACTATTTTAAGGATAATACACCTGAGTCATGCAATGCTTAAAAGTTAGTCTTAAATTTCTgaaggatttgtttgttttagaggaCTCTCTTGATACTAAACATAAAATTTCCCCCCATACTGCATTTCTACtagacatgtatacacatgcctgGCTGCACTGTAGGTGTGAATACGGTTATGTCTTTGGTAGTTAGTATTTCTTACCAGGAAGGAGGCAGTGATGGAATAAAAGGAAACCTAAGCCATTAGGACTCAGTACAGTTAATAAGGGTAGGTGCGGTTCctttatgtgttttaaaaatacagtttctccAAGTTTAAAGACTTGTgcaggattttttgttgttttgttcatttgaatCACTTAGGGACATCTACGTCTGGATCTGTGTGACATCTATAAGATTTGGCCTTGCTGTGAGTGTGAAACCAACTTCAATCTCCTAGACCCCTGCTTTgtggggttttcttttgttttaacttaCTGTTTATTGTTTAGGCATAGTATTTTGTAGAAAACATTGTTCTTCAGTAAATACAATTGTTCTACTTTGGTGGTATGTTTCCAAAAATCCAAGCTTAAATAAGTGTATTATAGGTTGAAAATGCATTTGATACATGTTACTAAACTTCAAAGCTGAGTCTAGCGTCCGTATGTTCAGaacatttttattagtctatAGTTGAACAAAATCACCTAAAACAATAGTTTTATAATATATCGAATATATCATAGTTCACCAAATTCTGTAGACTGTATGGAACAACATCCATTTCTGTGCTTCTGAACTGGTGCTGACTTACTGTGCTACTTGCTACTACACACTTAGCATCATCAGaaactattcttttttaaaaattatttatttatttatttatttatttatttatttatttatttattatgtatacaatattctgtctgtgtgcttgtctgcaggccagaagagggcaccagacctctttacagatggttgtgagccaccatgtggttgccgggaattgaattcagaacctccaacaaggccatacctcctaatcctttcacagttccactccctggtgactaagcattcaaaaatatgagcctatgtgggccattcttattcagaccacacAGTAACTGGCAGACAAGAAGCTACTGACAGGAAATAAGTGGATATAATCTTCAAATGCAGGTCTGTTCCTAGTGATGTGCTTCCTCCAACCCATCCCTACTTTCAGAAAGCTCTACATCCTCAAACGAGCATCACAGAGTAGGtgctgaaagaaaaacagactAAGGGACTGTGCAGGTTCAAGCCACAGACTCAGGTGGGCAATATGTTTATGAAAGTTGTAAGAACAAGACAGGGACGAGTGTCTTACCCTCATTTGGTTGCTGAGTATGCGTTTCCTGTCATTTTCAAGTATTCTAATATACCATCACATAACTAGAAATATACAAAACCACGCTGATCTTATCTaatcatttatgtatatattcacattaaaaattaaactgcTACAAATGCTGTCATAGTTTATGAGAAAAATGGGCTGTGAACCTTGGAATGTTTTCCAATGGGAAGAAGAACTGTTAAGGACCATGAATGATGACAGGTATCAGGGAATCTGGAAAGTCATTGTCATAAAGTCACAAAGGTGTCCTCATTATCACATTTCCTTACTCAGTAGCTCCTCAGCCCTGTGTCAAGGGGTGAAACGTGGATGTGAACACTGAGGCACTCATTACAGGCTACTACACTACTCACTTGTAAAAGTAAACCTGCTgtcctggtctgtcacctgggtaccctggccctttaagagacaagcctggcccactcccaatctccctcctctccagctctcctctctctgtccgcccttctggagaggcagcttcagcctctctcccttccctttgtttctctttcttctcttctgtccccttctcccccttcctccataACTACTTACTCATACtgttcccaatacccactaaataaactctatacccaagctctctctacatggcatatctgtctgtctcccgcCTGCCATGGCCTCAGGTCACCCAGCCTTGGGTCACCCACAGTGCAGCCTTGTGAGAGTGACTGctattgttttatatgtatatgcatattgtttttatgtatatagcGTAGGATTTATGCCATGCTAATTGTTTTATTTCCTATGCTATGTAAGTTTATGTTTCCATTTGGGATTATGGAACCTAAGGTCTCTAATTATTTCTTAGTACTGTCAGGTTTATGTTTCCTGTGATTAGGGGACTTGAAACATACAATGTATGTCATTCTGCtactgtatacaatatacaattaCTGGTGCTGATTTATTTTAATAGCATGCAGGATTCAGAAAATTTCTCATTACCTCTCACTAGTACccaattatcatttaaaaaaaaaaaacagctgaaaaGAGCAACATGAAAGAGAAGTGACTAGACCATCTGGAAGTCCCAATTTCTCAGAACCTCAATTTATTCACAAATTCATAAGGAAAATCCGTGTCTCAAATTTAGAATTGTGTTCATTGCCTTGTCTTATTTGCAGAATAACTTGGAATAGAGGGCAGAGAGCTGAATCCAGAGACTCCAAGTTGGGGGTCCACACTAAGCGTGAAAGGGAGAGCAATGGCATTCCTTTTAGAGGTTTCTGGGCAGCTGTCCTCCCCTGCACATGGCCTCCAGCTGCTCGGAACAGTCAGAAATGCTACAGAGCCCCAGAAAACAGGAGATCCACATTTGAGTTTGATGTCTTCTCTGAGGTGGTCACCCTGGCTTCAGGCCACTATTTTCTGAAGC
The sequence above is a segment of the Chionomys nivalis chromosome 20, mChiNiv1.1, whole genome shotgun sequence genome. Coding sequences within it:
- the LOC130863064 gene encoding zinc finger protein 14-like, encoding MGSVTFEDVAVNFTVEEWALLDPSQKKLHRDVMEETFRNLAAIGKTQEDQHIDNDHRYSRRNQRNEVEERLLEHNKDSECEEIFRQIPNTIVNRKFSHRTMICESHVYEDNMLIGHSSLNMSMPLQTTHKPHQYELCGERLFKIGECEKAFIYPEGFLKREDTDTEQSSYEFNQCEKIFKSNGCIQIRVNNENREEMCMDKQHYNAFTYSDFLQYVEKIHTGKKPYVCKQCGKTFSFLSNIRRHERTHTGEKPYKCNICDKTFTCLTNFQEHERTHTGEKPYLCTQCGKSFSFLSNIRRHERTHTGEKPYRCNLCGKAFSYLTNFQDHERTHTGEKPYVCTQCGKAFTYYYSFQTHKRCHTGEKPYVCKQCGKAFSYYNSIQTHKRCHTGEKPYVCKLCDKAFTTLSSLRYHERIHSGEKPHVCLQCGKGFNSSSTLRIHERTHTGEKPYKCKQCGKVFSVDSSLRYHERIHSGEKPYVCKQCGKAFTRHTSLRCHERIHCGEKPYVCKQCGKGFISSSNFRKHESTHSGEKLCVCKQCGKAFTDHSSLRRHERIHSGEKPYVCKHCGKGFSSLSGCQRHEQIHTGEKPYVCKNCGKAFTNPSALRNHERIHSGEKPYVCEQCGKGFISFSKFRIHERIHTGEKPYKCKQCVKAFTGHSSLRRHERIHSGEKPFVCKQCGKSFYTLSDCQRHEQIHTGKKPYICKQCGKAFTRSSSLKIHEKTHTRRNS